GCGCGCGCCGCGGCCGCCCTGGCCGGCGTCGCGAGCGGGATGACGGATGCCGCCCGGGCCCGCATCCTGATCCTCGCCGGCTCCGGCAACAACGGCGGCGACGCCCTGTTCGCCGCGGCGCACCTGGCCGAGACGCGTTCGGTCGACCTGCTCATCGTCGGCACCCGCGTGCACGAAGAGGGACTCGCGGCCGCGGTCGCGGCCGGTGCCCGCCGCGTTGAGCTCCCCGACGTGCGGGACGCCGCCGCGGGCTACGACCTGGTCCTCGACGGCATCCTCGGGATCGGCTCGACGAAGGACCCGGCGCTGCGGGGCACGGCCCGCGAGGCCGTCGAAGCGCTGCTCCCCGCCGTCCGCGCCGGGCGAACCCACGTCGTCGCCGTCGACCTGCCCAGCGGCCTGCATCCGAACACGGGGGAGTGCGACGACGCCGTGCTGCCGGCATCCGTCACCGTCACGTTCGGGGGAGTGAAGACGGGCCTCGTCCGCGGACGCGGCCCCGAGATGACCGGCGACATCGTGCTGGTCGACATCGGACTGCGAGAACAGCTGGACGCTGTCGAGCCCGCCGGAACCGCGCAGGTGTCGCGGATCGTGGACGCGGCGGGCTGAGCAGCCGGACGCCGGCGTGGCAGGAGGGGAGCGCCGGCCGAGGGGTCAGTACCGCGCGTACCGCTCGACGAACGCGCGCAGGATCTGCGACGGATGCGAGACCGCGATGCGCCGCACGGCCGACAGCGTCAGCTCGAGCTCGTGCGAGGCGAAGTATCCGTAGTCGGCGTAGGCGTGGATGCGGGTGGTGATGCCCTCGACGTCGAGCTCGGGGTGGAACTGCGTCGCGTACACGTTGCTGCCGACGCGGAACATCTGCACGGGGCACGTCGGCGACGACGCCAGCAGCGTCGCCTGCGGCGGCAGCAGCGAGATGGCCTCTTTGTGACCGACGAACGCGCCGAAGGTCGGCGGCATGCCGGCCAGCAGCGGATCGGCGGCGCCGGCATCCGTCATCGACACCTCGACGACGCTGACCGCCTCGGCGTAGGTGCCGTCGATCGTGGCTCCCAGATACGAGCCGACCGTGCCGACGCCGTAGCAGGCGCCGAGGAACGGGAAGTCGCGGGCCACGACCCGCTCGAGCAGAGCCTGGAACTCCGCCTCGACCCGGCGCTGGACGGGCGACTTCCTGTCCCACGGGTCCGAGGCGTTGAACGGGCCGCCGCCGACGATGAACCCCGAGAGTTCGTCGAGGTCGAAGTGAGGCATCGGCTCGGACTCGAGCCGCACGCGGATGAGGTCGCGCTCGGTCAGACCGCCGTAGCGCAGGAAGAGCTCGTACTCCTCGTCGGCGGGGACATCTTCGGCGCGCGTCGCGAGCAGGACGAACGGTTTCATGGCCACACCAGCGTACGGCCTGAACGGGTTGGGGCTGGACCGCGGCCGATGCGGCTCGGGGCCGACGGGGCGCCGCACGTGCGCTGAGGCCCGGCGATTGCGCCGAGACCTGGCGATTGCGCTGAGACCGCGCTCATCTGCGAGGGGTCTCGTCGCGAAACGCGGGTCTCACGTGCGGCGCTCGCCAGCGCGTTCATACCGCCTCCAGGGGACCTTCGTCCCGCGGGCAAGCCGGCGACACGAGTGTTTCGGAACCGGGCGAATCGTCGCGGGACTATGCTCGGCACATGGCAATCGCTCGACTGCACGGAGGCCCGCTCGACGGGCAGGTGCTGCCCCTGGAGTCCCCGAAGCTCGACGAGATGATCGTCCCCTACGGTGAGGGACAGATCGTCTACGAGCGACGCGGAAAGCTCGAGCACACCGGTACCGACGACGGCCCCACCGAGGCGGAGTTCTGGTTCGTCGAAGCCACCGAGGACATCGGCCCGAGTGACGACTGAGCAGGCGCCCGGGGCGCACGACGGCCCGTCGCACTCGGTCGAGATCGAGCTCAAGTTCGACGTCGACGAGGACACTGCGATGCCCGACTGGAGCGCCCTCCCGGGTGTGGCCTCGGTCGGGGAGGCCGAGGTGCGCGAACTCGACGCGCAGTACTTCGACACGACCGAGTACGCGCTCGCCCACGCGGGCTTCGCGCTGCGCCGACGCAGCGGCGGGCCCGACGCCGGCTGGCACATCAAAGGTCCGCGCCAAGGCCTCGGCCGATCCGAGACGCACTGGCCGCTCACCGACGACGACACGGTTCCCGGGGCCCTGCGCGACGCGATTGCGCGGGTGACCGACCAGGAGCTGCATCCGCTCGCCCGCATCCGCAACACCCGGACGGCCTACGCGCTGCGCAACGCCGCAGGCGAGCTGGTCGCCGAGTACGACGACGATCGTGTGCGCACGCGCGACGAGCGTTCGGGCATCGAACGCGCGTGGCGCGAGTGGGAGATCGAACTGGGCCCCGCGGCGCCGACCGGCGAGGCCGAGCGGCGCGACCTGCTCCTGGCGATCGCGCAGGCGGCGCACGCAGCGGGTGCGCGAAATGCGGCATCCGCCTCGAAGCTCGGGCGGGCGCTGGGCGCCTGATCCCTCACACGAACGACCGAGCCCCCCGGAACCGACGTCCCGGGGGGCTCTGCTCTCGAACGCGTCGCGTCAGAGGTTGATCATGTGGCCGACGAGGCCGTGGAAGGCCTCCTGAACGGCCTCCGACAGCGTCGGGTGCGTGTGGACGTTGCGCGCCGCCTCGAGGGCGGTGAGGTCCCACTTCTGCGCGAGCGTGAGCTCGGGCAGCAGCTCCGACACGTCCGGGCCGACCATGTGGCCGCCGAGGAGCTCCAGGTGCTCGCCGTCGGCGACGAGCTTGACGAAGCCCACGGCCTCGCCGAGGCCGTTCGCCTTGCCGTTGGCCGAGAAGGGGAACTTCGCGACCTTGACGTCGTAGCCCGCCTCGCGCGCCTGCGCCTCGGTGAGGCCGAACGACGCGACCTGCGGCGAGCAGAACGTGGCGC
This region of Microbacterium thalassium genomic DNA includes:
- a CDS encoding CYTH domain-containing protein, with translation MTTEQAPGAHDGPSHSVEIELKFDVDEDTAMPDWSALPGVASVGEAEVRELDAQYFDTTEYALAHAGFALRRRSGGPDAGWHIKGPRQGLGRSETHWPLTDDDTVPGALRDAIARVTDQELHPLARIRNTRTAYALRNAAGELVAEYDDDRVRTRDERSGIERAWREWEIELGPAAPTGEAERRDLLLAIAQAAHAAGARNAASASKLGRALGA
- a CDS encoding glutamine amidotransferase gives rise to the protein MKPFVLLATRAEDVPADEEYELFLRYGGLTERDLIRVRLESEPMPHFDLDELSGFIVGGGPFNASDPWDRKSPVQRRVEAEFQALLERVVARDFPFLGACYGVGTVGSYLGATIDGTYAEAVSVVEVSMTDAGAADPLLAGMPPTFGAFVGHKEAISLLPPQATLLASSPTCPVQMFRVGSNVYATQFHPELDVEGITTRIHAYADYGYFASHELELTLSAVRRIAVSHPSQILRAFVERYARY
- a CDS encoding NAD(P)H-hydrate epimerase; amino-acid sequence: MIEVPAYAAEQVRAAEEPLLDAGEPLMARAAAALAGVASGMTDAARARILILAGSGNNGGDALFAAAHLAETRSVDLLIVGTRVHEEGLAAAVAAGARRVELPDVRDAAAGYDLVLDGILGIGSTKDPALRGTAREAVEALLPAVRAGRTHVVAVDLPSGLHPNTGECDDAVLPASVTVTFGGVKTGLVRGRGPEMTGDIVLVDIGLREQLDAVEPAGTAQVSRIVDAAG
- a CDS encoding response regulator — its product is MAIARLHGGPLDGQVLPLESPKLDEMIVPYGEGQIVYERRGKLEHTGTDDGPTEAEFWFVEATEDIGPSDD